From a single Microbacterium murale genomic region:
- a CDS encoding zinc-dependent alcohol dehydrogenase family protein, with product MRAVVYSASGERPLVREVPVPECPSDGALVRVEATGVCRSDWHAWRGHDPVPLPHIPGHEFAGVVAAVGANVRRFELGDRVTAPFVNGCGTCSWCLAGDAHVCPDQTQPGFTHAGSFAEYVVVRAADVNLVALPDSVGALAAASLGCRFATAFRAVTAHGQVGEGTELAVFGCGGVGLSTVMIATALGARVTAVDVSAAALERASALGAVHTVNSGESDPVDAVAQATAGGAHVTVDAIGSAATAHAAIRSLRRRGTHVQVGLMLGENAEAPLPWGRVVAWELRVIGSHGMPAVDYPALLDLVRDGRLHPERLIGDVVDLQGAADALVAMDDPQAARGMVVARVG from the coding sequence ATGCGTGCGGTCGTGTACTCGGCCTCCGGTGAGCGGCCTCTGGTTCGTGAAGTTCCCGTTCCGGAGTGCCCGTCCGATGGCGCCCTGGTGCGTGTGGAGGCGACAGGCGTCTGCCGCTCGGACTGGCACGCCTGGCGCGGGCACGATCCGGTGCCGTTGCCGCACATACCCGGTCACGAGTTCGCCGGCGTCGTCGCAGCGGTCGGTGCGAATGTGCGGCGATTCGAGCTGGGCGATCGCGTGACAGCGCCGTTCGTCAACGGATGCGGGACATGCAGCTGGTGTCTCGCCGGCGACGCGCACGTCTGCCCGGATCAGACGCAACCGGGCTTCACTCATGCGGGCTCGTTCGCGGAGTACGTCGTCGTCAGAGCAGCTGACGTCAATCTCGTCGCGCTTCCCGACAGCGTCGGCGCGCTCGCCGCAGCGTCCCTCGGATGCCGTTTCGCGACGGCGTTCCGCGCCGTGACCGCGCACGGGCAGGTCGGTGAGGGCACGGAACTGGCGGTGTTCGGCTGCGGAGGCGTCGGGCTCTCGACCGTGATGATCGCGACGGCGCTCGGGGCTCGAGTCACCGCGGTCGATGTCTCAGCAGCTGCGTTGGAACGTGCCAGCGCCCTCGGCGCCGTGCACACCGTGAACTCCGGGGAGTCAGACCCCGTCGATGCCGTGGCGCAGGCGACGGCGGGCGGTGCTCACGTGACAGTGGACGCGATCGGGTCGGCGGCGACCGCGCACGCGGCGATCCGGAGCCTTCGCCGCAGAGGAACGCACGTTCAGGTCGGCCTCATGCTCGGCGAGAACGCGGAGGCCCCGCTCCCATGGGGCCGCGTCGTCGCCTGGGAGCTCCGCGTGATCGGTTCGCACGGCATGCCGGCTGTCGACTATCCGGCGCTGCTGGATCTGGTCCGTGACGGCAGGCTGCATCCGGAACGACTGATCGGTGACGTCGTGGATCTGCAGGGCGCCGCGGACGCCCTCGTCGCGATGGATGATCCGCAGGCCGCGCGGGGCATGGTCGTCGCCCGGGTGGGCTGA
- a CDS encoding purine-cytosine permease family protein gives MARMAHADDFALTRVRPEAQKHWFGIAVQRFGQVSALSQFLLGATLGFSMTFGEAFLALLLGSIILEVIMCIVGIIGQKEGLNTALLARWTGFGEIGASLVGLAIGISLIGWFGIQSAISAESLDALMPGVMPIWVWSLLFGLAVTAIVAFGFKGMQWLANITVPLFLILVGWSIISELADHDLGELLTGPAPGPSMSVWAGTGIVAGGLIVGAIITADMTRFNRSRADVIKQTVVGVSLGEFVIGLAGVLLAHAAASGNIVAIVTSSVGLVGLIIVITGTLKINDWNLYSSTLGLVNFISTAFGKNLNRVTTTIVLGIVGSVLAAAGILGQFAGFLTILGVAFPPIAGIMVAEYFIVRRWRPELDATRASGRLPETAPRIVPATIIIWAVSAVAGYFITWGIPPVLSLVLSMVLYVIAGKLGWVRGVGIAQTAQLPVDADGRPGDAVPDRATGTTN, from the coding sequence ATGGCTCGCATGGCACACGCAGACGACTTCGCTCTGACCCGCGTTCGCCCCGAGGCGCAGAAGCACTGGTTCGGAATCGCGGTTCAGCGATTCGGACAGGTTTCGGCGCTCTCCCAGTTCCTGCTCGGCGCGACGCTCGGCTTCAGCATGACGTTCGGTGAAGCGTTCCTGGCGCTTCTGCTCGGATCGATCATCCTCGAAGTGATCATGTGCATCGTCGGCATCATCGGGCAGAAGGAGGGGCTGAACACGGCACTCCTCGCACGGTGGACCGGCTTCGGCGAGATCGGCGCGTCGCTCGTCGGCCTCGCCATCGGCATCAGCCTGATCGGCTGGTTCGGGATTCAGAGCGCCATCTCCGCGGAGTCGCTCGATGCGCTGATGCCCGGCGTCATGCCCATCTGGGTCTGGAGCCTGCTGTTCGGACTCGCGGTGACCGCGATCGTGGCATTCGGATTCAAGGGGATGCAGTGGCTCGCCAACATCACGGTGCCGCTGTTCCTCATCCTGGTCGGATGGTCCATCATCAGCGAACTCGCCGATCACGACCTCGGTGAGCTGCTCACCGGACCGGCGCCTGGACCGTCCATGAGCGTCTGGGCGGGCACCGGAATCGTCGCGGGCGGTCTGATCGTCGGCGCGATCATCACCGCCGATATGACGCGCTTCAACCGTTCGCGTGCCGACGTGATCAAGCAGACGGTGGTCGGTGTCTCGCTCGGAGAGTTCGTCATCGGCCTCGCCGGCGTGCTGCTGGCGCACGCCGCAGCATCCGGCAACATCGTCGCCATCGTCACCTCGTCGGTCGGCCTCGTCGGTCTGATCATCGTCATCACCGGCACCTTGAAGATCAACGACTGGAATCTCTACTCGTCGACGCTGGGGCTTGTGAACTTCATCTCGACGGCCTTCGGCAAGAACCTCAACCGCGTCACCACCACTATCGTGCTCGGCATCGTCGGCTCGGTGCTGGCCGCAGCCGGCATCCTCGGGCAGTTCGCGGGCTTCCTCACGATTCTCGGCGTCGCGTTCCCGCCGATCGCGGGCATCATGGTCGCCGAGTACTTCATCGTGCGCCGCTGGCGGCCCGAGCTCGACGCGACGCGGGCCAGCGGAAGGCTCCCGGAGACGGCACCTCGAATCGTGCCGGCGACCATCATCATCTGGGCGGTCTCGGCCGTGGCCGGTTACTTCATCACCTGGGGTATCCCTCCGGTGCTCTCACTGGTCCTCTCGATGGTGCTTTACGTGATCGCCGGAAAGCTCGGCTGGGTCCGCGGCGTCGGGATCGCGCAGACCGCCCAGCTCCCAGTCGACGCAGACGGCCGCCCCGGCGACGCGGTGCCCGATCGCGCCACCGGCACCACGAACTGA
- a CDS encoding hydantoinase/oxoprolinase family protein — protein sequence MHIGIDVGGTNTDAVLMDGTRTLAAVKHATTPDVTNGIVQAIGDLRNGHHFDGDQISAVMIGTTHFINALVQAKRLAPTAALRLGLPATKALPPLVDWPAELVEAISARSYLAHGGYEFDGRPISPLDPDELRAHAADMKANGIRSVAISSVFSPVNHDLEIEAARIISEELGPDVAISLSYEIGRIGLLERENATIINAALRELASEIVDGLTAAVRKQGIEAPIFLSQNDGTLMDEDYVRLYPVATFASGPTNSMRGAALTSGLATCAVIDVGGTTADIGLLINGFPRETANEVKVAGIRTNFRMPDVLSLGIGGGSIVNEETAEVGPESVGYRLMTDALVFGGSTLTATDIAVAAGRADIGDASKVAHLDREFVDRVLARIGERVAEAVDRTRTSPEPIPVVAVGGGSILLSDELPIFGAVHRPENYAVANAIGASIAQVGGEIDKVYAIEPGRREEAIAAVRAEAIDKAIAAGAVPASVTIVDFDEVPIPYLPGNATRIRVKAVGDLEMEESR from the coding sequence ATGCACATCGGTATCGACGTCGGCGGAACCAACACCGACGCAGTTCTCATGGACGGCACCCGAACGCTGGCAGCCGTCAAACACGCCACCACACCGGATGTCACGAACGGAATCGTGCAGGCGATCGGAGATCTGCGAAACGGCCATCACTTCGACGGCGACCAGATCTCCGCGGTGATGATCGGCACCACGCACTTCATCAACGCACTCGTGCAGGCCAAGCGACTCGCTCCGACCGCCGCGCTCCGGCTCGGCCTTCCCGCGACGAAGGCGCTGCCTCCGCTCGTCGACTGGCCTGCGGAGCTCGTGGAGGCGATCAGCGCGCGAAGCTATCTCGCGCACGGCGGCTACGAGTTCGACGGCCGACCGATCTCCCCGCTCGATCCGGACGAGCTGCGCGCGCACGCCGCCGATATGAAGGCCAACGGCATCCGCTCCGTCGCCATCTCATCCGTCTTCAGCCCGGTCAACCACGATCTCGAGATCGAGGCCGCGCGGATAATCAGCGAGGAACTCGGACCGGATGTCGCGATCTCGCTGTCCTACGAGATCGGCCGCATCGGCCTGCTCGAGCGCGAGAACGCCACGATCATCAACGCAGCCCTGCGAGAGCTCGCGTCCGAGATCGTCGACGGACTGACCGCGGCAGTGCGCAAGCAGGGCATCGAGGCGCCGATCTTCCTGAGCCAGAACGACGGAACGCTCATGGATGAGGACTACGTGCGCCTGTACCCGGTCGCGACGTTCGCGTCAGGACCGACCAACTCCATGCGCGGCGCCGCCCTGACCAGCGGTCTCGCGACCTGCGCCGTGATCGACGTCGGCGGCACGACAGCCGACATCGGGCTGCTGATCAACGGCTTCCCCCGGGAGACCGCGAACGAGGTCAAGGTCGCCGGCATCCGCACGAACTTCCGGATGCCGGATGTGTTGTCGCTCGGCATCGGCGGCGGCAGCATCGTGAACGAGGAGACCGCCGAGGTCGGACCCGAGTCCGTCGGCTACCGCCTCATGACGGACGCGCTGGTCTTCGGCGGCTCCACGCTCACTGCGACGGACATCGCCGTCGCGGCCGGACGTGCCGACATCGGAGACGCCTCGAAGGTCGCGCACCTCGACCGCGAGTTCGTCGATCGAGTGCTCGCCCGGATCGGCGAGCGCGTGGCGGAGGCCGTCGATCGGACGCGCACCTCGCCCGAGCCGATCCCCGTCGTCGCCGTCGGCGGCGGCTCGATCCTCCTCTCCGACGAGCTGCCGATCTTCGGTGCCGTGCACCGGCCGGAGAACTATGCCGTCGCGAATGCCATCGGAGCCTCCATCGCGCAGGTCGGCGGCGAGATCGACAAGGTGTACGCGATCGAACCAGGTCGACGGGAGGAAGCCATCGCCGCGGTCCGTGCCGAAGCGATCGACAAAGCGATCGCCGCCGGCGCAGTGCCGGCATCCGTCACCATCGTCGACTTCGATGAAGTGCCCATCCCCTACCTGCCGGGCAACGCCACACGGATCCGCGTCAAGGCCGTCGGCGACCTCGAGATGGAGGAGTCGCGATGA
- a CDS encoding DUF917 domain-containing protein: MSWTITAEDIPGLARGAAVLGTGGGGDPYIGALLAAQALRQHGDVTVVSVDEVPDDALVLTVAMMGAPTVMVEKLPSLDEVVAPVHALSASLGRPVTHIACAEVGGVNSTIPIAAAAALGLPLIDADGMGRAFPELQMVLPTLYGVAASPLAFGDEKGNVGVLNTVDNSWTERIARVACVEMGCSVMISGFPMLGSQAREALVAGSLTLCREIGDGIAHARETNTDPVQHTVRLLGGLELFAGKVVDVERATTTGFARGRARIENPDTMLELFFQNEHLMAQLDGRTLVTTPDLIMVVEHDSGEPITTEGLRYGQRVRVIAAPSDERWHSADGLAMVGPGYFGYDIPSHRFDGRVEGLAEEAA, encoded by the coding sequence ATGAGCTGGACCATCACCGCCGAGGACATCCCCGGACTCGCCAGGGGCGCCGCCGTGCTGGGCACAGGAGGTGGCGGCGATCCCTACATCGGTGCGCTGCTCGCTGCGCAGGCCCTCCGACAGCATGGCGATGTGACGGTGGTGTCCGTGGATGAAGTACCCGACGATGCCCTCGTGCTCACCGTCGCCATGATGGGCGCTCCAACGGTCATGGTCGAGAAGCTCCCGAGTCTCGACGAGGTCGTCGCCCCGGTGCACGCGCTCAGCGCTTCCCTCGGCCGTCCCGTCACGCACATCGCGTGCGCGGAGGTCGGCGGCGTCAACTCCACGATTCCGATCGCCGCCGCCGCGGCCCTCGGTCTTCCGCTCATCGACGCCGACGGCATGGGTCGGGCGTTCCCCGAACTGCAGATGGTGCTGCCGACGCTGTACGGCGTCGCTGCGTCTCCGCTCGCGTTCGGCGACGAGAAGGGCAACGTCGGCGTGCTGAACACTGTCGACAACAGCTGGACCGAGCGGATAGCACGAGTGGCCTGCGTCGAGATGGGCTGCTCCGTGATGATCTCAGGATTCCCGATGCTCGGATCCCAGGCCCGTGAGGCTCTCGTCGCCGGCTCGCTGACCCTCTGTCGCGAGATCGGCGACGGCATCGCCCACGCGCGTGAGACCAACACCGATCCCGTCCAGCACACCGTCCGGCTTCTCGGCGGTCTGGAGCTCTTCGCGGGCAAGGTCGTCGATGTCGAGAGAGCGACCACGACCGGCTTCGCTCGGGGGCGGGCACGGATCGAGAACCCGGACACGATGCTCGAGCTCTTCTTCCAGAACGAGCACCTCATGGCACAGCTGGACGGTCGCACTCTGGTGACGACCCCCGATCTGATCATGGTGGTCGAACACGATTCGGGTGAGCCGATCACAACCGAGGGGCTGCGTTACGGTCAACGCGTGCGGGTCATCGCTGCGCCGAGCGACGAACGCTGGCACAGTGCGGACGGGCTCGCGATGGTGGGTCCGGGCTACTTCGGCTACGACATCCCCTCCCACCGCTTCGACGGTCGTGTCGAGGGCCTGGCGGAGGAAGCGGCATGA
- a CDS encoding DUF917 domain-containing protein: MSWTLTAADLSDLARGATLLGTGGGGDPYIGKMLVEQVLGQGSITVLDPDDLSDEMFVIPTAQMGAPTVMIEKIPAGFEPTLALRTLEEHLGRRADATMPIECGGINSMIPLVVAAETGLPVVDADGMGRAFPELSMETFAVYGVHGSPLALAGERGERVIIDTGDDDKQMEWLARGIAIRLGGVAHIAEYAMSGAEVKRTAVPRTISMALALGRAIRLAREENRSPFEAIATTLSTTLYSHVRELFVGKVSDVERRTTDGFAKGSAVISALDPSSTDRMEIAFQNENLTAHRNGELVAIVPDLICVVDHESAEPITTEGLRYGQRVRVLGISTPEMMRTPEALRAFGPAAFGLSESFTPVEGRARA; the protein is encoded by the coding sequence ATGAGCTGGACGCTCACAGCTGCAGACCTGAGTGACCTCGCCCGTGGCGCCACCCTGCTGGGTACGGGTGGCGGCGGTGATCCGTACATCGGCAAGATGCTCGTCGAGCAGGTTCTCGGACAGGGCTCGATCACCGTCCTCGACCCGGATGATCTGAGTGACGAGATGTTCGTGATCCCCACCGCGCAGATGGGCGCGCCGACGGTGATGATCGAGAAGATCCCCGCGGGGTTCGAACCGACCCTGGCTCTGCGCACGCTCGAGGAGCACCTGGGGCGCCGTGCGGATGCGACCATGCCGATCGAGTGCGGCGGCATCAACTCGATGATCCCGCTGGTGGTCGCGGCGGAGACAGGATTGCCCGTCGTCGACGCCGACGGCATGGGTCGCGCCTTTCCGGAGCTTTCGATGGAGACCTTCGCGGTCTATGGGGTGCACGGTTCACCCCTCGCTCTGGCCGGGGAGCGCGGAGAACGCGTCATCATCGACACCGGCGACGACGACAAGCAGATGGAGTGGCTCGCACGCGGCATCGCCATCCGCCTGGGCGGGGTCGCTCATATCGCCGAGTACGCGATGAGCGGCGCCGAGGTCAAGCGCACCGCGGTGCCTCGAACGATCTCGATGGCGCTGGCACTGGGTCGCGCGATCCGTCTCGCACGCGAGGAGAACCGCTCGCCCTTCGAGGCCATCGCCACCACCCTTTCCACGACGCTGTACTCGCATGTCCGAGAACTGTTCGTGGGCAAGGTCTCTGATGTGGAGCGCCGCACGACGGACGGCTTCGCGAAGGGGAGCGCGGTCATCTCCGCTCTCGACCCGTCGAGCACGGATCGGATGGAGATCGCGTTTCAGAACGAGAATCTGACCGCGCATCGCAATGGCGAGCTCGTGGCCATCGTGCCGGATCTCATCTGCGTCGTCGACCACGAATCCGCTGAGCCGATCACCACGGAGGGCCTGCGGTACGGACAACGCGTCCGAGTGCTCGGCATCTCCACTCCCGAGATGATGCGCACGCCGGAGGCGCTTCGCGCATTCGGACCGGCGGCCTTCGGCCTGAGCGAATCGTTCACCCCGGTGGAAGGGCGGGCCCGAGCCTAG
- a CDS encoding DUF917 domain-containing protein, with translation MPSTLELDSLPALATGYALLGSGGGGATRMLELVLKDSPNWPVTLHDVDELDEASPCLAAAFVGSTMLLGERLPGSDPFARLIAAVERWLGHPVPVVCSLEGGGLNGLVPFTLAGDRTIVDADLTGRAVPGLDQMSLLVDRVPGIVVACDTGAGGVAVLQTDRAVDIERVVRAATIQAGGAGGMVFAGFTVGALREHSIVGNTARALELGSAFASAKQLPLPTLASALDGQLLAEGRITALETDTRDAHVTTIAIDGRAGEIHRLVARSENLAFMTDGRLDAAAPDLIVVLDAISRDILEVTDLSMSRHVAVISLPGPRWWSDTPNRLRHVVPSTYGLNELDANG, from the coding sequence ATGCCATCCACCCTCGAGCTCGACAGCCTCCCGGCGCTCGCGACGGGGTACGCGCTGCTCGGTTCTGGCGGCGGTGGAGCCACGCGGATGCTGGAGCTCGTGCTGAAGGATTCGCCGAACTGGCCGGTGACGCTGCACGATGTCGACGAACTCGACGAGGCATCGCCCTGCCTTGCGGCGGCCTTCGTCGGATCGACCATGCTCCTGGGCGAACGACTACCCGGATCGGACCCGTTCGCACGGCTCATCGCAGCCGTCGAACGGTGGCTGGGGCATCCTGTGCCGGTCGTATGCTCGCTCGAAGGCGGCGGGCTCAACGGTCTGGTTCCGTTCACGCTGGCCGGGGATCGCACGATCGTCGACGCCGATCTGACCGGCCGCGCCGTGCCAGGGCTCGACCAGATGTCGCTGCTGGTCGATCGAGTTCCCGGCATCGTCGTGGCCTGCGACACCGGAGCCGGCGGTGTCGCAGTGCTCCAGACCGATCGCGCTGTGGACATCGAGCGCGTCGTCCGGGCGGCTACCATTCAGGCCGGCGGGGCGGGTGGCATGGTCTTCGCCGGGTTCACCGTCGGTGCGCTGCGAGAGCACTCCATCGTCGGCAATACCGCGCGCGCACTCGAGCTGGGCTCGGCGTTCGCTTCCGCGAAGCAGTTGCCACTGCCGACGCTGGCGAGCGCACTGGACGGACAGCTGCTTGCGGAGGGCCGCATCACCGCGCTGGAGACCGACACCAGAGACGCTCACGTCACGACCATCGCAATCGACGGACGTGCTGGGGAGATCCACCGCCTCGTGGCGCGTTCGGAGAACCTCGCCTTCATGACGGACGGACGGCTGGATGCCGCGGCTCCCGATCTGATCGTCGTGCTCGACGCGATCTCGCGTGACATTCTCGAGGTCACCGACCTGTCGATGTCTCGTCACGTGGCGGTCATCAGCCTGCCCGGTCCACGATGGTGGTCTGATACCCCGAATCGGTTGCGACACGTCGTTCCCTCCACGTACGGGCTGAACGAGTTGGACGCCAACGGATGA
- a CDS encoding PucR family transcriptional regulator: MSDGLLLSALLAHPENGGVQLIAGPEDAEWTGVAVETAEESLPPEGADRLAVLTGLPPVRPWQQDALIRRIRDRGFRALAIPHAETFGAGTRALAGRLGISLLHVDRPMLLAKACWQLIEARDALTLNYVRKVAQSIEYHADGLPDLLRHLSSSVGHGVALIDAEGVLLQAGGELDSEVHAAIDFGPWVDLARASDHAAASVRVDSPSREGLRLAFFGEGLGERQVSALAVAAEVAMPAVAARILIDEVDEVNDAAVSSGVLRDFVDLRGVSDLDVERRMLERGWRTTGYHLAFRVIGRSKVDALQLLRFVTGELARIATDSHATTSGRGVSGWLTFAEPPAPPQIERHVASLRELHNAAQRVFNVATGVGSLASGAPGLTASLSEASDASKIAANRSATGWFVRVDGLGLEQLLLAWTGNDTFVPAAQSLLAPLRSGGGELLTTLSAYLDHESAVAPTAAALGLHRNTVATRIQRAQELLGVDMSDPEVRLAVHLACRAVR, translated from the coding sequence ATGAGCGACGGACTGCTGCTGAGTGCACTGCTCGCCCACCCGGAGAACGGCGGCGTGCAGCTGATCGCCGGGCCCGAGGACGCGGAGTGGACAGGCGTCGCCGTGGAGACGGCCGAAGAGTCCCTTCCTCCCGAGGGCGCCGACCGGCTCGCTGTTCTGACCGGCCTGCCACCCGTTCGACCGTGGCAGCAGGATGCACTCATCCGCCGCATCCGGGACAGAGGCTTCCGCGCGCTCGCAATTCCTCACGCGGAAACCTTCGGCGCAGGTACTCGTGCCCTGGCCGGCAGGCTCGGGATCAGCCTGCTCCACGTCGATCGTCCGATGCTGCTCGCCAAGGCGTGCTGGCAGCTCATCGAGGCGCGGGATGCGTTGACACTGAACTACGTCCGCAAGGTCGCGCAGTCCATCGAATATCACGCTGATGGCCTGCCGGATCTGCTGCGCCATCTCTCTTCGAGTGTCGGACACGGGGTGGCGTTGATCGACGCCGAGGGCGTGCTCCTTCAAGCAGGCGGGGAACTCGACTCGGAGGTCCATGCCGCCATCGACTTCGGCCCTTGGGTGGATCTCGCGCGAGCGTCGGATCACGCCGCTGCCTCGGTGCGCGTCGACAGCCCCAGCCGGGAGGGTCTGCGGCTGGCGTTCTTCGGCGAGGGGCTGGGTGAGCGGCAGGTGAGCGCGTTGGCTGTCGCCGCCGAGGTCGCCATGCCCGCAGTGGCGGCGCGAATACTGATCGATGAGGTCGATGAGGTGAACGACGCGGCCGTGTCATCCGGCGTCCTGCGCGACTTCGTCGACCTGCGCGGTGTATCGGACCTCGACGTCGAGCGCCGCATGCTCGAGCGAGGTTGGCGCACGACCGGATATCACCTGGCGTTCCGCGTCATCGGTCGCAGCAAAGTGGACGCGCTTCAGCTGCTGCGGTTCGTGACGGGAGAGCTCGCCCGTATCGCGACCGATTCCCACGCGACCACGAGCGGCCGCGGGGTGAGTGGGTGGCTCACGTTCGCCGAGCCGCCGGCGCCCCCGCAGATCGAGCGTCACGTCGCGTCGCTGCGCGAGCTGCACAACGCCGCCCAGCGCGTGTTCAACGTCGCGACCGGCGTCGGATCGCTCGCCAGCGGAGCCCCTGGCCTCACGGCCTCCCTCAGCGAAGCATCCGACGCCTCGAAGATCGCGGCGAACCGCTCGGCGACCGGCTGGTTCGTTCGCGTCGACGGGCTGGGGCTCGAGCAGCTCCTGCTCGCCTGGACCGGCAACGACACCTTCGTGCCAGCGGCGCAGTCTCTTCTCGCCCCGCTGAGGTCGGGCGGCGGCGAGCTGTTGACGACGCTGTCGGCCTATCTCGATCACGAATCCGCCGTGGCACCGACCGCGGCCGCGCTCGGCCTTCACCGCAACACGGTCGCGACGCGCATCCAGCGGGCACAGGAGCTGCTGGGCGTCGACATGAGCGATCCCGAGGTTCGGCTCGCTGTGCACCTCGCCTGCCGGGCGGTGCGCTGA
- a CDS encoding nitrilase-related carbon-nitrogen hydrolase encodes MTDSAAGLRVSVVQFEAVPSDKAGNLATVRRLAEEAVAGGTQLVIFPEMCLLAYWHLTKTTVKHLRELAEPADGPLVRALIDLAAELGVGIGAGFLESDGDPLYNSYAVCFPDGTVHVHRKLHAFEHAAISSGDRFTVFDTPWGVRMAILICWDNNLVENVRAVTLLGAKVLIAPHQTGGTSSRSPHGMKVIPSELWHNRANDPEALRDAVNGPYGRGWLMRWLPSRAHDNGIFLLFSNGIGPDDDEIRTGNAMIIDPYGRIIAETPVADESVVTADLDLDLLPLSTGRRWLLGRRPELYGVLTQRSGLERDARAARHSDAPVPDDFQIEH; translated from the coding sequence ATGACCGATTCCGCTGCCGGCCTTCGGGTGTCCGTGGTGCAGTTCGAGGCGGTGCCGTCCGACAAAGCCGGCAATCTCGCCACCGTGCGACGTCTCGCAGAGGAGGCCGTCGCGGGAGGCACGCAGCTCGTCATCTTCCCCGAGATGTGCCTGCTCGCGTACTGGCACCTCACGAAGACCACCGTCAAGCACCTCCGTGAACTCGCCGAACCCGCCGACGGCCCGTTGGTGCGCGCGCTCATCGACCTGGCGGCGGAACTGGGAGTCGGAATCGGCGCCGGCTTCCTCGAGTCCGATGGTGACCCGCTCTACAACTCATACGCCGTGTGCTTCCCCGACGGGACGGTGCATGTCCACCGCAAACTGCACGCCTTCGAGCACGCAGCGATCTCCAGCGGTGACCGCTTCACCGTGTTCGATACGCCGTGGGGCGTGCGGATGGCCATCCTGATCTGTTGGGACAACAACCTGGTGGAGAACGTGAGGGCCGTCACGCTGCTGGGCGCGAAGGTTCTCATCGCTCCGCATCAGACGGGCGGCACGAGCTCGCGCAGCCCGCACGGCATGAAGGTCATCCCGTCTGAGCTCTGGCATAACCGGGCGAACGATCCTGAGGCGTTGCGCGATGCGGTCAACGGACCGTACGGCCGTGGCTGGCTCATGCGTTGGCTTCCATCGCGCGCGCACGACAACGGGATCTTCCTCCTCTTCAGCAACGGCATCGGCCCCGATGACGACGAGATCCGCACGGGCAACGCCATGATCATCGATCCGTACGGACGCATCATCGCCGAGACTCCGGTCGCCGACGAGTCGGTGGTGACCGCCGATCTCGACCTGGACCTCTTGCCTCTGTCGACCGGGCGCCGATGGCTTCTCGGCCGCCGCCCCGAGCTCTACGGCGTGCTGACGCAACGATCAGGGCTCGAGCGCGACGCGCGGGCTGCGCGGCACTCCGACGCTCCGGTGCCCGACGACTTCCAGATCGAGCACTGA
- a CDS encoding LysR family transcriptional regulator has translation MRAFVSAADRPTFSEAAAALSITQPAFTKQIQQLESLVGTPLFRRGRHGAVLTSAGTALLEHARSIVELTDRFDARAKRMSTGDEGHLTVGFGLSSITVAPRAVAAYRSSSPGVSVRLEDMSSSAQIEGVRSGELDIAFARMPVPQDLRAVSVLSDRLAIAHPEAWEAPPDEPSPARWLHEHPLVRLSSGRGPGLAAQAARYLAHIGAPSDTIQEADDLQTVLALVAAGVGAAIVPESARNIAPARVSMHRLDGESASWTVGVVWRADNETPVVRSFLDELARISDGASRT, from the coding sequence ATGCGCGCATTCGTATCGGCTGCGGACAGGCCGACCTTCAGTGAGGCCGCCGCTGCGCTGTCGATCACGCAGCCGGCCTTCACCAAGCAGATCCAGCAGCTGGAATCCCTGGTGGGAACGCCGTTGTTCCGCAGAGGTCGTCACGGAGCCGTGCTGACGTCCGCGGGTACGGCACTCTTGGAGCACGCCCGGTCGATCGTTGAGCTCACCGATCGGTTCGACGCCAGGGCGAAGCGCATGTCGACCGGAGACGAAGGCCACTTGACCGTCGGATTCGGACTCTCGAGCATCACCGTCGCTCCCCGCGCGGTCGCGGCGTATCGTTCGAGCTCTCCTGGCGTGTCGGTGCGCCTGGAGGACATGTCCTCGTCCGCGCAGATCGAGGGCGTGCGAAGCGGGGAGCTGGACATCGCCTTCGCGCGCATGCCCGTCCCGCAGGACCTGCGCGCCGTCTCCGTGCTCTCAGATCGGCTGGCGATCGCACATCCAGAGGCATGGGAGGCGCCGCCTGACGAGCCCTCACCCGCCCGGTGGTTGCACGAGCATCCGCTCGTCCGACTGTCCTCTGGGCGCGGCCCCGGTCTGGCGGCCCAGGCAGCCCGCTATCTCGCCCATATCGGGGCTCCGTCAGACACCATCCAGGAAGCTGACGACCTGCAGACCGTTCTCGCCCTCGTAGCCGCGGGGGTCGGAGCGGCGATCGTCCCGGAGAGCGCGCGCAACATCGCCCCGGCTCGCGTGTCGATGCACCGCCTCGACGGTGAGAGCGCGAGCTGGACGGTGGGCGTGGTCTGGCGCGCCGACAACGAGACGCCCGTAGTCCGATCCTTCCTCGACGAACTCGCCCGGATCTCCGACGGCGCATCGCGCACCTAG